AACATGGCCCAGCTTTCCTTTGATGACAAAATGTTGTTGTGCTTTTGCTATTCCAAATGAACCTGCAAGCACTACTAACAGCATCGTTACTTTAGACATCATACCTATTATTTCAGATTATTTAAGAACTTAATGGTTTCCTTACTGGAAGGCCTTGTCATTGAAAACTGCATGACCCTTCCTTTTTTGTCCAGCAGTATAAAGCGAGGAATTCTATCTATATGAAAATCGGTGGCAAAGGTTGTATCTTTTGCCCACCACTGAATCCCTTCATTGATGGCATATCCGTTCATGCCTCCCTTCCAGCGGTATTCATGCTGGTCTATGGATATACTAATCACCGCTATCTTCTTTTTATTTACTGACTTTTCCAGTTCCCTCAGGAATGGGTATTCCTTTCGACAGGGATAGCACCAGGATGCCCAGAGATCCAGGTAGATATATTTCCCTTTGAACTCATCGAGGGAATGCTGCACACCGGCAGTATCTGAGAACATGTATTGGCTGGCCCGCAGACCGGCTGCATAAGTGGTGGTATCTTTGAGTTCCTGCGCCTTCAGGCAGGAACACCACAGCAGACTGATTATGATGAATGCTTTTTTCATAATTATTGTAAAATGTAAAAACTAAACAAGGCGTAAGCACCCGCACCGTTTCTGGGTGGTGCACTTAGAGGATCCTGCTGATCTGCGACCAACTTTACTCCCATGAGATAGAATGTTCCAGGTTTAAAAGCTGAATAATTACTAAAAGAAAGCTTCAGACTATCACTACTATTCAATGTATTTGCAGCTACTACAGCACTTGCTTTTGTGAGACTATAAGTTCCTTCCGGGAAACGCTCATAACTTGTATACGCTGCTGCAGAAAAAGCGTTGATCAATGAATCGCTAACATCTGTCACTGCATATGCATGCAGTTCGCCTGCCGGAAAGCGAACACCAGCTGCAATACTAATATCCAGGGAAGAAGGTCCAATCACATTCCCTGCTTCATCTTGCGACAGGTAGAAACCCCAGTACTGACTACCATTTCTTGCATACGGATAAGTATACTCAAAAGCAGCGCCGCCATTGACATAGAGATCCACAGCTGTGATAGTCACCATCATTTTAAAGAAGACAACTGAGGTAGCCACCTTTCCACCGTTATTGGCGCTTAGGCGAACGGGTACCAGGTAGAGCGTATTATTTTCCAGGCCGGAGGCATCATTCAATAGTATGTAGAGCGAATCAGCAGCTGTCTTTTCATTGGCCGCAATGCGGAATGTACCATTGAATGAAGGACGAAAGGCTTTTGTGTCAATGGATGGATTTGATTCATTATACAGGGTATTGTATGCAGCAATCAATGAAGTATCTATGGTTGCCGTCACCACCGTCTCTCCGGATGCACTGCCGGTGAGCGATACCGGAAACCCACGGTAGGTCAGTGTTGTATTTCCTGAAGTCGCACCATTCAAACGGATCGCAGAACCTGTTTCGATATAGGAATACTTATACGACCCTAATTCCCTCGCCAGCGCCGTCAATGGATCGTCTTCCTTTTTGCAGGAGAACTGTACGATTATTAAGATGAGGGCGATATATATTGCTGATTTATTGTCTGACATTCTGCACCATATTTGGATTGTTAGCCAATACTGTTTGTGTAAAGGGTACCAGGTACCTGCTGGATAAAGGCGCTAGTGAAGCGATCACGGTACTATCATCCTGCTTGCGGGTCAGGGTGAGTTGGGTATTGGTATTTACGTTGAACCGTTTCAGGTCAAACCAACGTAACCCGCCATGAACAAACAATTCACGCCGCCGTTCTCTCAATACATAAGCCAATGCGGTATCCGCTGAGCTGGCATTGACTGCTGTATAATTATAGATTCTTGTTGCTGCCAGTGTATTCACCAGTGCCATGGCAGCTGCCGCATCACCCTTCCTGGCCAGGCATTCCGCTTTAGTCAACATCACTTCAGGCACACTGACACTGAAATCGGAAAACACGGTGGTGCTGCCATTGTAAGTGGTCGTTCTATAGAAATATCCGCTTAGCCTGGTATTATAACGGCCATCATTGTACGACAACAGGCTATATAGTGAAGAACTGAGCTGAAAAGAATACTTGAATATTGAATAAAAGTTCTGTTCGTAAGCCACTTTTGCCATGAGTACTTCCGGGTTTGTGCGGAGATCAATCAATTGCGTAGGCCCGGAATACGAAGACCTCAGATCTGTCAGGGAGCTGGCCAGCGCAAGTGAGGAATCGGCGTACAGGGAAGCTGAATCATAGGCCGCCATATAGAGATAGGCACGGGATAGCAGCGCATATCCGGCAGCCTTTCCGGGATGAATAATATTCTTTCCCAGGGCAGGCAAATAAGGGTTGTTTACTGCCTGTTTCAGATCAGTGATCACTTTATAGTACACCTCTCTTACCGTAGCTCTTGAGGGTTGTGCGGTTGCATCCGGAGATAGTACCAGCGGCACAGCCAGATCGGTTCCGGCAGTTGCACTATTGTAAGCTGCTCCGTAAATATTTGCCAGTTGCAAATAATACCAGCTTCGCTGAATAAGACTCTGGGAGATCACGTTACTACGATTCTTTTCCGTATTGACAGAGTCCTGTGGTGCGGCATTAATCCTGTTCAGGATAATGTTCATCTGCAGGATGCGGGTGTAAGAACTGTTATACATGTAATCCTCATCAGCAGGATTCCAGACCACCTTTCCCCACAGGTAAGACCGGGAATAAAAATTATCCTGCCCGTTTAATTCGATGTCTGTAAACCGTACATCATCACTCATCAGGTCTGTCAGGATATAATTGCCCACCGCCAGTGAATCTGCATTCAGCATCTCCTGAAAGTCCGCAATGGTAGTAGGGTTTACTGACTCTGTGGAAGGGTTGACGTCCAGGAATTTCTCACAGCCCGTCAACACAATTATGCTTAGCAAAAAACAAATAACTTTATACATTGCGATGCGTTTAAAAGTTCAACATTAGAGACCTATCATAAAACTGCATGAATACTGTTTGGGAACAGGCATACCCACCACGCCGCCAGAACTCACTACGGTAGGATCCAGGTGATATTTATTCTGTGTCCACATGGCCAGGTTCTGCCCCTGCAATGTCACCATAGCGCTGTTCATTTTCATTCTCTTCAGCAATTGCTGCGGGAGGCGGTAGCCGATCATCACTTCCTGCAGGCGGATAAAATTGGCAGACATAATGCTGTTAGTTGAATAGTTTGTCACAAAGGCCCGGAAGCTTCCGGCACCATCAGTAGACATCCCTGGTACGTCTGTATACAATTCATCTCCAGCTTTTTTCCATCTGTTGCGGATCAGGCTACTATTCACCAGTTCAGTGGAAGGTGTAGGAATAAATCTTTTCATTACAGCGCCCATACTAAAAGTCAGTGATGCTCTTCCGAAAAAGGAGCCCCAGCTGACTTCATGAATCAGGCCACCATTCCAGGGAGCGCGCAATACACCTGCATAGGTAAGAGAAGAAGCGACCGTTGCACTATCCAATACAGCTGTCTTCTTACCTTCTTTATCATAGATCTGGGGGTTACCTTTATTATCCAGTCCGGCCCACTTAAAAGCCCAGAGATTGCTGGTATTATAGCCATCACGATAGGCGGTAGCATAAGCATCAGTTGCCGTAAAACCTGGCGTAGGTACTGATCTGGCCACATTCGCATTGTAGGCGCCATTGAGGATGAGTGTATAAGAAAATCTTGTATGCTTTACAAGGTCCGATTTCAGGAAAAATTCTACTCCTTTATTCACGATATTGCTGTAGGCGATCTGGCTGCCCAGTCCACTGGAAGCATCTGCTGCTACAGATACGCTGCTGTTTACGCCGGAGGTTGTTCTGTTGTAATACCTCATGTCCAGCATATACTGATCATTGAGAATACCGATCCGGCCTCTGAATTCATAGTTAAGGTTTTGCGGTGGCAGTGTCGTGAACGAGCTGTTGGTAGCCATAGTATAACTACCTCCTCCTGCAACGTTAGTACTCATCATCAGGTCCAGCCCCTGGTAAGCACTGATGTTCTGTATCAGGCCTTCTGCATCAAGGGTACTGATGAGGTTTGAGTGGAAATAGGACTCTTTTGCGATATTGTATTTCAGACTTCCATTTACCTGGTTCTGACCTTCAGGAGATTTATTGTAAGATACAAGTGCCGTAAACAATCCTTTTCGCAGGTTGGCTCTTACGACAGCACTCAGGTAGTGAATCATGGCAGTGCTGTCACCCGCTGTCGTATAAACTTTACTGGTAGAACTGATCAGGCCAGTCATTCTTTGAGAATTGTAGCCTACTGATACTTCATACCGCCCCTTTCCCAATCCTACTTTTACACGCTGATAGATATTGCGGCTGGACTGACCGCTCTGCTGTGTAGGAGAATAACCACTTACCCAAATACCATAGTCTTCCCAATATAATTGCTGATACCTGCTGGTGGCATAGTTCACCGGCAGATCCGGCATTTTCGTACCTGTCAGACCGGTAGATACAGATACGTCGTCTATCCATTTATTGATCGGCGCTTTGAATAATTCAAAGTTACCTTCCACATTATAACTCGACAAGGTAGAATACGGTGTTTTCAACCCATAGCTGGGGTTCATCACACTATTGTACCGGCCCGATAAGCTGAAGCGTTTATTATATGTGTAACGCGCACCTGCGTTATAGTTGATATTCCGGGAGTTTGTATTCAGTAAATTGGCGGGTACGACCAGGTTATTCGGATACACGGTAGAACCCTGGCCGGCAAAAAGCGAATAATAGTTTAGGATGGCTGCAGCAGGATCGGGTGTTGGCAGGTAGATAGGAGCCCCTCTACCTGTCTTTGCATTATAACCATACAATACGTAATTGTTCGGGCGCCTGTAACCTACACTGGCAGCACCGCCACCGATTGACAGATCTATTTCATGTCGCCCAAAAGATATGTTGTAAGATAAGCCGGATCGCAGGTTCCATTCCTTGTTCTTACTCTTGCTCCTGTTAAGTACATCTCCGTAAGGCACATAGAATTTCACTCCATTTTCATAGTACTGGCCATACTGATTAACTAATTGCCGTACATAACTGGAGCCTTTATCATAAAATAAATCAGCAGTATTATCCTGTATCGTATTTAACAGCGAAGCACTCCATTGTAAGCCGGGTAATAATTTCCAGCTAAGGTTTAAACGGGACTGCGTTTGCAAACTTTTGTTTATGCTGCTATTGAGTCGGGCATCTTCCAGGATGTTCACGCCATTATTATAGTACCCTTTGCTCATGATAACGGCATTGGCATCCGGGTTAAAAGCAGAATAGTCATAGACATATTTATTGTTATTATCCAGCAGGAGCTGGTAAGGCTGAATTGTGAGGTTACCTGGATTCATGCTGTAACCTGCGCGACTAGTGGTATTCGCTACATATAAAGTCCAGTTAATATTGAGTTTATCCTGCAGGAGATTGAATACATTGTTTGCGTTCAGGCTGACTATTTTATTAGAGCCGTTCAGGGAGTTATCAGCATTCGTAGCATAGCCGCCAATAAAAGAGAACCTGTACTTATTTGTACCCCCGATCAATGAAAGGGAATGGTTCTGATTAAAGGCGTTTTGCTGCAGTTTGCGGAACTGGGAGGCGTTGTCCAGGTTCCTTAGGGAATCCCAGCTGGCATTGAACTTGTCAGTCGTAATGTAATTATTATGTAATTGGCTCAGTAGCCGCTGCGCAGGTGATATCTGGAATGTGTTATTTGGATTAAAGGTGTTCTGCGTGAATAATGAATCTGATTGTCTCACGTAATCCAGCACATCAGCGGAAGAAGGCAGGTATAATTTTTCCCTGTCAAACTTTGGTGCAGGCATGTAGTATAAGTTCACGGAATAGCTGACCCTGATCTCTCCTGATTTACCCTGTTTGGTTCTTACCATGATGACGCCATTGATAGCCTTAGGCCCCCATTTTACCAGTTCTTTTGGGTCTTTGATGACTTCTACTGATTCCACGTTATTCATGGGAAAATCAGACGGAAAACCTTCCCTGGGAAAACCATCTATGACGACCAGCATACCATCAGTGTTGCCGGCAAAAGAGTTAGAGCCCCGTAGCTCCGGCACCAGGGTAGTCGCAACCTGGGTAGTCATTCTTACCTGGTAAATATACCGGTTCATCCAGCTGGGGAAATTGCCGGAAAGGAAGGCATCCAGCACCAGCTGACCGTAGGTTGGATATGCTTTGAGAAACTGCTCTGGTGTAAGAAATGTCCAGCCCAGCCTTGAGTTCCAGACACCGATGCTGGTGACTTTTTTAACAGAGGTGCTCCTCGTTTGCAGACTTAATCCTGGTACGGTACCCTGCAGTACCTGCCCGAGATTCATATAACTACGGTTGGTAAGGTCTATTTGCAGGGTTGGATCTTTTACTTTTGCGGTGTTGGAGATGTTTACAGCTTCCAGTGTGGTTTCCACCTGTTCGAGGGCAATTTGCAGACGTCCCATATTAGGGGTCACCCTGATGGAATAGGGTTTAAAGCCGACATAAGAGACCGTGAGCAAGCTGCCCTTGGGGGCACCGATTACAAAATGACCTTCCCTACTGGTGGTGACGCCGGAGGGTATGCCTTGTACTTTTACAGAAGCGCCTACCAGCACGGGGCCGTCTTTGCCGGTCACTTGTCCGATGACGACGATGCTCGTATCTTCATTGACACGGGGTGCAGGATATTCTTTAGGCCTTTCGGTAATGATAATATTGCGGTCTACAATTTTGTAGGTGACCGGCTGGCCGTCGAAACAGCGGGCAAGGACTACGGACAAGGGCTGGCTGGAGAATGAAGCGGTAACCGGGCGTGTATTCTTCATTAACTCCTTCGTATATACGATACCATATCCGCTTTGCGATTTGATGGTAGCTAATACTGATTGTAAGCTGGCGTTGTTCACGCTGAAAGAAATAGATGATTGGGCAATTGCAGTGGTGGGCCGCAAATGCATCAGGAGTATAATGAGTAACACCTGATAGGTTCGGTTAATGACAATACATAGCCGTCTCCACATCCGTGAAGTAGATTTTCGATTCATAGTTGGAGGATTAAGTATCCGAAACGCTGGCCGCACGCTTACGGATTTTTTGGTTGATTATTGGTTTAGACTAACTCCTGGACTTATTTTTTCGATGTTTGGTTTTAGTTGCCTGGTTGTTTAAAATTCAGTGCTGTTTTGCTGAGATGAATGTTGGCTTTAATTAACTTCTTTCTGACACTATCTGAACGGCAAAACAGTCACGACATCTCCATCAATTTTAAATCTGGCCGACTTCGTCAGCATAATCATCTCCAGTATTTTCTTTAAAGGCACATCCCTGCTTATTTCAACAGTCAGACCTGTGGCGGCTTTGAAATCCCCGGCATACATGACATCTACATTATACCATCGCGCCAGTTCTTCCATAATATCCCTGAGATCTGCATCCCTTAATATAATCTGTTTATTCTTCCAGGCAATTACCTGTTCTACATCTGCATTTGTGATACTCAATCCACCGTTACCTGATCTCGCCATTTGTCCGGGTTGTAACACCTGGCCCTTACTACCTGTTGGCGCTACCCGCACTGCACCATTTACCAGTGTGGTATAAGTAATAGCCGCCTTGTAAGCTTTCACATCGAATTCGGTGCCTAAAACCTGTATAGCGGTTCCATTTGCATTCACAATAAATGGCCGTTGCGGGTCATGAGTGACTTCAAAATACGCTTCCCCTGTTAGTTCCACTGCACGTTGCTTTCCTGAAAACCGGTTCGGGAAGCGGATAGCAGAAGCTGCATTCAACCACACCACCGTACCATCGTTCAATACTAATTTATATTCCCCTCCTTTCGGCGTAATCAGTGTATTATAAGACGGCTGTTCTTTCGCATTGTGCCTTGCCTGGAACGACAATACACCTTGTTGTTGCTGCACCTGTACATCTTTTCCTTCTGTAAAACTTGAATCTCCATCTTTATCTAACCCGATCGTACTGCCATTTGCCATTACAAGGCGGGCCTTTGATGTACCAGGAGGTACTTCATTGCCAATGACGACCATTTCCATCTCTGTTGCAGGTGGTGTAAGGACTTTCAAATATTGTAAGCCAACAGCGATGATCATTAAAACTGCTGCTGCGACAGCACCATATATAAAGAAGTGTCGTTTCTTATTCTTATTGATCTTATGATGAATGGTGTCAATCACGGCCTCC
This window of the Chitinophaga sancti genome carries:
- a CDS encoding FecR family protein; translation: MMSQPPLELPFQIATLVKKYIAGEITPDEQAALDEWINLSERNKALWAEILQGQASEWASTPLRSYDMEAVIDTIHHKINKNKKRHFFIYGAVAAAVLMIIAVGLQYLKVLTPPATEMEMVVIGNEVPPGTSKARLVMANGSTIGLDKDGDSSFTEGKDVQVQQQQGVLSFQARHNAKEQPSYNTLITPKGGEYKLVLNDGTVVWLNAASAIRFPNRFSGKQRAVELTGEAYFEVTHDPQRPFIVNANGTAIQVLGTEFDVKAYKAAITYTTLVNGAVRVAPTGSKGQVLQPGQMARSGNGGLSITNADVEQVIAWKNKQIILRDADLRDIMEELARWYNVDVMYAGDFKAATGLTVEISRDVPLKKILEMIMLTKSARFKIDGDVVTVLPFR
- a CDS encoding TlpA family protein disulfide reductase; the protein is MKKAFIIISLLWCSCLKAQELKDTTTYAAGLRASQYMFSDTAGVQHSLDEFKGKYIYLDLWASWCYPCRKEYPFLRELEKSVNKKKIAVISISIDQHEYRWKGGMNGYAINEGIQWWAKDTTFATDFHIDRIPRFILLDKKGRVMQFSMTRPSSKETIKFLNNLK
- a CDS encoding RagB/SusD family nutrient uptake outer membrane protein, with product MYKVICFLLSIIVLTGCEKFLDVNPSTESVNPTTIADFQEMLNADSLAVGNYILTDLMSDDVRFTDIELNGQDNFYSRSYLWGKVVWNPADEDYMYNSSYTRILQMNIILNRINAAPQDSVNTEKNRSNVISQSLIQRSWYYLQLANIYGAAYNSATAGTDLAVPLVLSPDATAQPSRATVREVYYKVITDLKQAVNNPYLPALGKNIIHPGKAAGYALLSRAYLYMAAYDSASLYADSSLALASSLTDLRSSYSGPTQLIDLRTNPEVLMAKVAYEQNFYSIFKYSFQLSSSLYSLLSYNDGRYNTRLSGYFYRTTTYNGSTTVFSDFSVSVPEVMLTKAECLARKGDAAAAMALVNTLAATRIYNYTAVNASSADTALAYVLRERRRELFVHGGLRWFDLKRFNVNTNTQLTLTRKQDDSTVIASLAPLSSRYLVPFTQTVLANNPNMVQNVRQ
- a CDS encoding carboxypeptidase-like regulatory domain-containing protein, producing MNRKSTSRMWRRLCIVINRTYQVLLIILLMHLRPTTAIAQSSISFSVNNASLQSVLATIKSQSGYGIVYTKELMKNTRPVTASFSSQPLSVVLARCFDGQPVTYKIVDRNIIITERPKEYPAPRVNEDTSIVVIGQVTGKDGPVLVGASVKVQGIPSGVTTSREGHFVIGAPKGSLLTVSYVGFKPYSIRVTPNMGRLQIALEQVETTLEAVNISNTAKVKDPTLQIDLTNRSYMNLGQVLQGTVPGLSLQTRSTSVKKVTSIGVWNSRLGWTFLTPEQFLKAYPTYGQLVLDAFLSGNFPSWMNRYIYQVRMTTQVATTLVPELRGSNSFAGNTDGMLVVIDGFPREGFPSDFPMNNVESVEVIKDPKELVKWGPKAINGVIMVRTKQGKSGEIRVSYSVNLYYMPAPKFDREKLYLPSSADVLDYVRQSDSLFTQNTFNPNNTFQISPAQRLLSQLHNNYITTDKFNASWDSLRNLDNASQFRKLQQNAFNQNHSLSLIGGTNKYRFSFIGGYATNADNSLNGSNKIVSLNANNVFNLLQDKLNINWTLYVANTTSRAGYSMNPGNLTIQPYQLLLDNNNKYVYDYSAFNPDANAVIMSKGYYNNGVNILEDARLNSSINKSLQTQSRLNLSWKLLPGLQWSASLLNTIQDNTADLFYDKGSSYVRQLVNQYGQYYENGVKFYVPYGDVLNRSKSKNKEWNLRSGLSYNISFGRHEIDLSIGGGAASVGYRRPNNYVLYGYNAKTGRGAPIYLPTPDPAAAILNYYSLFAGQGSTVYPNNLVVPANLLNTNSRNINYNAGARYTYNKRFSLSGRYNSVMNPSYGLKTPYSTLSSYNVEGNFELFKAPINKWIDDVSVSTGLTGTKMPDLPVNYATSRYQQLYWEDYGIWVSGYSPTQQSGQSSRNIYQRVKVGLGKGRYEVSVGYNSQRMTGLISSTSKVYTTAGDSTAMIHYLSAVVRANLRKGLFTALVSYNKSPEGQNQVNGSLKYNIAKESYFHSNLISTLDAEGLIQNISAYQGLDLMMSTNVAGGGSYTMATNSSFTTLPPQNLNYEFRGRIGILNDQYMLDMRYYNRTTSGVNSSVSVAADASSGLGSQIAYSNIVNKGVEFFLKSDLVKHTRFSYTLILNGAYNANVARSVPTPGFTATDAYATAYRDGYNTSNLWAFKWAGLDNKGNPQIYDKEGKKTAVLDSATVASSLTYAGVLRAPWNGGLIHEVSWGSFFGRASLTFSMGAVMKRFIPTPSTELVNSSLIRNRWKKAGDELYTDVPGMSTDGAGSFRAFVTNYSTNSIMSANFIRLQEVMIGYRLPQQLLKRMKMNSAMVTLQGQNLAMWTQNKYHLDPTVVSSGGVVGMPVPKQYSCSFMIGL
- a CDS encoding DUF1735 domain-containing protein — its product is MSDNKSAIYIALILIIVQFSCKKEDDPLTALARELGSYKYSYIETGSAIRLNGATSGNTTLTYRGFPVSLTGSASGETVVTATIDTSLIAAYNTLYNESNPSIDTKAFRPSFNGTFRIAANEKTAADSLYILLNDASGLENNTLYLVPVRLSANNGGKVATSVVFFKMMVTITAVDLYVNGGAAFEYTYPYARNGSQYWGFYLSQDEAGNVIGPSSLDISIAAGVRFPAGELHAYAVTDVSDSLINAFSAAAYTSYERFPEGTYSLTKASAVVAANTLNSSDSLKLSFSNYSAFKPGTFYLMGVKLVADQQDPLSAPPRNGAGAYALFSFYILQ